Genomic segment of Panicum virgatum strain AP13 chromosome 9N, P.virgatum_v5, whole genome shotgun sequence:
GTTGCACAAGGTTTTCATTGCAATTTTCTACATAAACTAGACAAAATCAGAATATTGTAAGCTCTATATGCTTTTAATACTTGCTCCCTCAGTTAGCAAACAATGGTCACGACTCGACCCCCATACCTCAATTAGCATTAATCTAGAAAAGCCTCACTCACACACCCATTAACAAATATAGGCtattactattttttttttgaggaacaAGAAGCCGGAAGGCAGCACAAACTGAttcatgcatgcacatgcactttctaaatagggtaaaAATGTCttgttttctaggatttttttttcaaatcaattataaacaaattttgaaatatttaGTTTAAAATGTTTAGATTTAAGTGAAAAATTGACATAGCACCTACAAGCCAGTCGCCCAATTTGCAAATACCCTTACAGATGAAAATATTTGCATTACTTAGCATCCCTCAAGTCTATGCCCGGCCGTACAAAATCTAGCGTTATGGTTCTTACTCGAAGCAGTGCCAACATTTACGCTGTGACATAATCTTGAAGTGTTTTCGAGGTAAGAAGCTATTATGGATGAGTGGGGATAGAGGAAGCATACCACTTGGCGGTAAAGTTTGTTGCACAAGTTTTTCATTGCAATTTTCTACATAAACTAGACAAAATCTGAATGTTGTAAGCTCTATATGCTTTTAATACTTGCTCCCTCAGTTAGCATACAATGGTCACGACTCGACCCCTATACCTCAGTTAGCATTAATCTAGAAAAGCCTCACTCACACACCCATTAACAAATATAGGTTATTACTGTTTCTTTTTGAGGAACAAGAAGCCGGCAGGCAGCACAAACTGAttcatgcatgcacatgcactttctaaatagggtaaaAATGTcttattttctaggatttttttcaaatcaattataaacaaattttaaaatGTTTAGTTTAAAATGTTTACATTTAAGTGAAAAATTGACATAGCACTTACAAATCAGTCACCCCATTTGCAAGTACCCTTACAGAGGAAAATATTTGCATTACATAGCATCCCTCAAGTCGATGCCCGGCTGTACAAAATCTAGCCTTATGGTTCTTACTCGAAGAAGTGCCAACATTTACGCTGTGACATAATCTTGAAGTGTTTTCGAGGTAAGAAGCTAGTATGGATGAGTGGGGATAGAGGAAGCATACCACTTGGCGGTAAAGTTTGTTGCACAAGTTTTTCATTGTAATTTTCTCCATAAACTAGACAAAATCAGAATGCTGTAAGCCCTATATGCTTTTAATACTTGCTCCCTTAGTTAGCATACAATGGTCACGACTCGACCCCCATACCTCAGTTAGCATTAATCTAGAAAAGCCTCACTCACACACCCATTAACAAATATAGGCTATTACTATTTCTTTTTGAGGAACAAGAAGCCGGCAGGCAGCACAAACTGAttcatgcatgcacatgcactttctaaataggtaAAAATATcttattttctaggatttttttcaaatcaattataaacaaattttaaaatGTTTAGTTTAAAATGTTTAGATTTAAGTGAAAAATTGACATAGCATCTACAAGCCAGTCACCCAATTTGCAAATACCCTTACAGAGGAAAATATTTGCATTACTTAGCATCCCTCAAGTCTATGCCCGGCCGTACAAAATCTAGCCTTATGGTTCTTACTCGTAGCAGTGCCAACATTTACGCTGTGACATAATCTTGAAGTGTTTTCGAGGTAAGAAGCTAGTATGGATGAGTGGGGATAGAGGAAGCATACCACTTGGCGGTAAAGTTTGTTGCACAAGTTTTTCATTGCAATTTTCTCCATAAACTAGAAAAAATCAGAATGCTGTAAGCTCTATATGCTTTTAATACTTGCTCCCTCAGTTAGCAAACAATGGTCACGACTCGACCCCCATACCTCAGTTAGCATTAATCTAGAAAAGCCTCACTCACACACCCATTAACAAATATAGGCTATTACTATTTCTTTTTGAGGAACAAGAAAACGGCAGGCAGCACAAACTGATTCATGCATGCACATGCTTTTTCTAAATAGGGTAAAAATGTcttattttctaggattttttttttcaaatcaaTTGTAAACAGATTTTAAAATATTTAGTTTAAAATGTTTAGATTTAAGTGAAAAATTGACATAGCACCTACAAGCCTGTCGCCCAATTTGCAAATACCCTTATAGAGGAAAATATTTGCATTACTTAGCATCCCTCAAGTCTATGCCCGGCCGTACAAAATCTAGCCTTATGGTTCTTACTCGAAGCAGTGCCAACATTTACGGTGTGACATAATCTTGAAGTTTTTTCGAGGTAAGAAACTAGTATGGATGAGTGGGGATAGAGGAACCATACCACTTGGCGGTAAAGTTTGTTGCACAAGTTTTTCATTGCAATTTTCTCCATAAATTAGACAAAATCAGAATGCTGTAATCTCTATATGCTTTTAATACTTGCTCCCTTAGTTGGCATACAATGGTCACGACTCGACCCCATACCTCAGTTAGCATTAATCGAGAAAAGCCTCACTCACACACCCATTAACAAATATAGGCTATTACTATTTCTTTTTGAGAAACAAGAAGCCCGCAGGCAGCACAAACTGAttcatgcatgcacatgcactttctgAATAGGGTAAAAATGTcttattttctaggattttttttcaaatcaattataaacaaattttaaaatatttagATTTAAGTGAAAAATTGACATAGCACCTACAAGTCAGTCGCCCAATTTGCAAATACCCTTACAGAGGAAAATATTTGCATTACTTAGCATCCCTCAAGTCTATGCCCGGCCGTACAAAATCTAGCCTTATGGTTCTTACTCGAAGCAGTGCCAACAGTTACGCTGTGACATAATCTTGAAGTGTTTTTGAGGTAAGAAGCTAGTATGGATGAGTGGGGATAGAGTAAGCATACCACTTGACGGTAAAATTTGTTGCACAAGTTTTTCATTGCAATTTTCTCCATAAACTAGACAAAATCAGAATGTTTTAAGCTCTATACGCTTTTAATACTTGCTCCCTGAGTTAGCATACAATGGTCACGACTCGACCCCATACCTCAGTTAGCATTAATCTAGAAAAGCCTCACTCACACACCCATTAACAAATATAGACTATTACTATTTCTTTTTGAGGAACAAGAAGCCGGCAGGCAGCACAACGCACCAACAGCCAGTTGGCCTGTTCGTTGTCACGCTCACGACCTCAAGCGCCTTTCTACTCTCCCTACACGAtcaccgctcgccgccgcagctgcgcCCGCGTGCCGGTATCTACATGCCTACCCCCGCGCCGTCCGATCCTGCACCTCGGCGTCGCGCTTctgcccgccggcggcggctgtcgCGGTTGCAGCCGCATCCTGCTTGCCGGCGTCGAGGAGGCACATGAGGTCGGCGAACGCGCCGAGGATGTCCCTGAGCGCGTCGCGCTCGTTGAGCGCGATGTAGCAGAGCAGCAGGTCGTGCAGGCGGGCCAGgtcggcgtcgcggcggcgcgggtccaGCCCCAGCGCCTCCACCATCTCCACCATGGACTTGAGGAAGTCGGCGCGGGGCGCGTCCGTGGACAGCGAGACCTTCCGCACCGGCCGCATGTCGTCGTCGTCTCCGAAGGGCGGCCTGGTGGCCGAGGAGGAAGccgcggcagcgggcgcgggGAACGCGGAGGTGGCCGCTCGGCGCAGCGCGCGGACGTTGGAGGCGCTGTCGTCCCGGGcgaggcgcgcggccggcgggtgCTCGGCGGAGTCGACGATGGAGTTGGACCGGCCGGGGGACGCGAGGAAgaagcggcgggcggcgatggcCGTGGACAGCCCGCCCGCGTCGGGCTCCGGCTCGGCGTCGTCCAGGTACAGCGCTTCGTCGTCGTCGAGGAAGGCCGGGGACGACGTGGACGCCGaggacgtcggcggcgaggccgacgtcgacggcgcCGACGTGGACCCCTCCTCGTACGACAGCGACGGCCGCCGCGGGACATGGAAGCACCCCAGCATTGCGCGCTCCGCGCCCCTCGGCATCCTTCTAGTTggcgagagagaggagggagaggagagcgaGAGAGGCGGGCGGGGATGGAGAAAATGGAAGGAGACTGGTGACCGCGCGTGTATATAGCGGAGCTGGAAAGGCAGAGGCCGGGAGGGAGGCAGGCAGCAAAGCAGGTGTGATTAAGGATGGCGCTTAGCTTAAGAGGCAAATAACACGGCCTATAATTAGGCGCGATCAGCCTAATCCCCCTTGCTAAGCCATGTCCTAATTAAGCAGGGACAGCCATTAATCCGGCCCACGCCCTCGCTAATACCTCTCGTGCAAACGCAAAATCGGCACACGGATGGAATTTAAATTCGGTGCCGTTGGGCCGTGCGTGGTCATGCCCGTGCCAAGAATAAAATCAATTGCTACGGATATAGCCATATTTATTGATATAAAAATTCATAAATTGGGGCTGCACCGTCGCCTGCATTT
This window contains:
- the LOC120692941 gene encoding transcription repressor OFP12-like, translating into MPRGAERAMLGCFHVPRRPSLSYEEGSTSAPSTSASPPTSSASTSSPAFLDDDEALYLDDAEPEPDAGGLSTAIAARRFFLASPGRSNSIVDSAEHPPAARLARDDSASNVRALRRAATSAFPAPAAAASSSATRPPFGDDDDMRPVRKVSLSTDAPRADFLKSMVEMVEALGLDPRRRDADLARLHDLLLCYIALNERDALRDILGAFADLMCLLDAGKQDAAATATAAAGGQKRDAEVQDRTARG